From the Candidatus Dadabacteria bacterium genome, the window TTCCCGGAGAACCTGCAAGCACGAGAAGATGTCCGTAGGTTCCCTTGTGTGAATCGGCGGCCCTTTTTTTAATGAGGCCCCGACATTTTTGAAACGTGAGAAGTTCAAGGGGAAGATCCTCCCAAAGCGTCTTGGGGATTGTTATGTCCGTTACGCAGAGTTTTCCCGAGTAATCCACTCCCGGGTGAATGCACATCCCGAGTTTAGCCGGGGCGAATGTGACGGTAACGTCGGCCTGCACCGCTGCCCCGAGAGGGCGCCCCGTATCGGCGTCAAGTCCCGAGGGTATATCGACGGAAATGCGCCGGGCGCTCTGGCGGTTTATGAATTTTATGAGTTTCTCGTAAAATCCTTCCACCTTCCTGTCGAGCCCGGTACCGAAGATGGCGTCGACTATGACTTCCGTATCCTTTATCCTGGGAAGCTTTCCGCCGAGCTCCCTTACGTCGGCTTCGATCTCGAGAAGCGAGTCGAGGTTCGTTTTCGCATCACCTCTGTAGCGTTCCTTTTTCTCTGTGATGTGGACGCTTATTTCCTTTCCCGAGGAAATAAGATGGCGCGCGATTACGAAACCGTCCCCGGCGTTGTTTCCGGCGCCGCAGATAACCGCCATCTTCTTTGCGGAGGGACACTCGGCGAGGATGACCGACGCCACGGCTCTTCCGGCGTTCTCCATCAGCACGACGCCCGGAACTCCGAATTCCTCAATCGTCCTTCGGTCTATTTCCCTTGAGATCTGCTTGGTCGAGAGTTTCATGGTTCTCTGGGACTGGTCCCCCGGATTTGCCTATTTCCCCATACCGCCTGCTCCGGTGGGTCTTGTATCTCCGAGGTTTTCTATATGCGCGCTGATAAATTCCTCGGCGTGATCAAAGCAGAAATAATAGGAAAGAAGGGTACTGCCGCTTCGGTTAACCGTGATCAGCTGGTAGTGGCGACTGCAGATATCCATTCCGCACCTGACGCACTGCTTGATCTGGTTTCTTTCTCCCGAAAGTTCGCACTGCTCCCCTCCGGGACTTACGTGATCACACTGGTAGATTTCAACTTCTATTGTTTTTACCGACAAGTGCTTTACCTCCCCTTGGTTTCTTCATTAATTATACAGTTTTGCGTAAGTGTTTGGTAAATCACACGGATAATTTATAATAAATGGGAAGGATAGAGTTTATGATACATCCAAGACAGGCCCTAAACGGCACATTAAAATATTTCTACATAAAGGCCACCGGAAGGCCGAAACTCCTCAATCTTGAGATAACAAAGCTTTGCAACGCCCGCTGCGATTTCTGCGACTACTGGCAGACAAAACACGAAGAGCGTCTTTCTGACTACACTCCCGTAATAAAGAAAATAAACCCCCTCGTCACGGTTATCACGGGCGGGGAGCCTATGATCAGGAAGGATCTTCCCGATATCGTGAGACAGATAAAGGGATGCTCCATATTCATTTTCACTTCCATGGTCACCAAGGGAGATTTCCTTACCGAGGACAAAACTGAAGAGCTCTTCGACGCGGGGATGGATCAGATAGCCGTTTCCCTTGATTTTCCGGGCGAAAAGCACGACACATACAGAGGCATTCCGGGTCTCTGGAAAAAGCTGTCAGAAACCCTGCCCGAACTGGCGGAGCGGTTTCCCGACAAAAGCCTCGTGCTTAACACCATAATAATGGAAGACAATCTCGACGAGGTGATCGAGATAGCGAAGAAAGCCAGGGAGTGGGGCATAGCCATATCCTTCAGTTCCTACTCGGTCATGAAAACCAACAACGAAGACCACTTCGTGAAAAGGGAAGCTCTCTCGAAGGTAAGTGACCTTGTAGAGGAACTGATCGCGCTTCGAAAGAAGTGGAAGGGAACGATACTCTCAACCGAGTACTACCTGAGGGAAATCCCGGGCTATTTCGAGAGGGGGAGCGTCCCCGACTGTCTGGCCGGCATCAATCAGATACACGTTACCCCAAGCGGGCACCTGAAACGCTGCTCGGAAATGCCCGTGGCTGCCCACTACAGCGAATACAGACCGGATCTTTACGAAAAAACCAAGTGCACTTCCTGCTGGTACAGCTGCAGGGGTGAGACCCAGAGCCCGGCGAACGTCAAGAGGGCCATGGAATACATGGGAATCTATATCTAGGTTCTCTGCGCTTTCCAGTCGGTGCCGCCCGGGCGGTCTTCAAGCACGATTCCCTTGGAACTTAGGTAGTCCCTTATTTCATCGGCCTTTTTCCAGTTCTTTTCTTCTCTGGCCGAGTTTCTCTCCTCTATAAGTTTCTCTATCTCAAAGGGGCCTATGTCTGAGAGGTTGGCGGTGGACTTTCTTTTCTCCATGTACTCGGCCGGTTCCTCGGAGAGCACTCCGAGCACTCCGCATATCTCCTTTATCTTCTCAAGCGCGAGAGTCGCGCTTTGAGTCTTTCCCACCGAGTCAAGCGACCTGTTAATCGAGCGTATCAGATCAAAAAGGCTTCCCACCACGTCGGCAGTATTGAAGTTGTCGCTCATCGAGGAGTGAAAATCCTCCTCGAATTTCCGGATCGAACTTTCAAGTGCGGGGT encodes:
- a CDS encoding radical SAM protein, whose amino-acid sequence is MGRIEFMIHPRQALNGTLKYFYIKATGRPKLLNLEITKLCNARCDFCDYWQTKHEERLSDYTPVIKKINPLVTVITGGEPMIRKDLPDIVRQIKGCSIFIFTSMVTKGDFLTEDKTEELFDAGMDQIAVSLDFPGEKHDTYRGIPGLWKKLSETLPELAERFPDKSLVLNTIIMEDNLDEVIEIAKKAREWGIAISFSSYSVMKTNNEDHFVKREALSKVSDLVEELIALRKKWKGTILSTEYYLREIPGYFERGSVPDCLAGINQIHVTPSGHLKRCSEMPVAAHYSEYRPDLYEKTKCTSCWYSCRGETQSPANVKRAMEYMGIYI